A window of Diospyros lotus cultivar Yz01 chromosome 14, ASM1463336v1, whole genome shotgun sequence contains these coding sequences:
- the LOC127790460 gene encoding protein-L-isoaspartate O-methyltransferase-like isoform X1 has translation MPPFVTAYGSRRYLAPLEHRLLSFTARRRRCLHHHHHLPRLPPPPLAPLSSCNLPSPSGNSLFRGMEQYLTGRGINKNKAMVEHLQHYGVLRSKKLAEVMETIDRALFVPEGNPPYVDSPMPIGYNATISAPHMHATCLQLLEGKLKPGMRALDVGSGTGYLTACFALMVGPEGRAVGIEHIPELVTSSIQNIKKSAAAPLLKKGSLSVHVGDGRLGRPASAPYDAIHVGAASPEIPPALLEQLNPGGRMVIPVGEMFQNLKVIDKNADGSISAWTETSVSYVPLTSRESQLQGY, from the exons ATGCCGCCATTTGTTACAGCTTACGGTTCCCGCCGCTATCTCGCGCCTTTGGAGCACCGCTTGTTGAGCTTCACCGCCCGTCGCCGCCGCTgcctccaccaccaccaccaccttcCTCGTCTACCTCCGCCGCCTCTCGCCCCCTTATCTTCTTGTAATCTTCCTAGTCCTTCGGGAAACTCTCTGTTCCGCGGCATGGAG CAATATTTGACTGGAAGAGGCATCAATAAGAACAAGGCAATGGTTGAGCATCTGCAGCATTATGGGGTGCTTAGATCCAAGAAGTTAGCAGAAGTTATGGAGACAATCGACAGGGCTCTGTTTGTGCCCGAAGGCAACCCACCCTATGTTGACAGCCCCATGCCAATAGGCTACAATGCCACTATTTCTGCACCTCATATGCACGCAACATGTCTTCAGTTGTTGGAGGGCAAGTTGAAGCCCGGCATGCGCGCTTTGGACGTTGGTTCAG gAACGGGTTATTTGACTGCATGTTTTGCGCTGATGGTTGGGCCGGAGGGCCGGGCAGTAGGCATAGAACATATTCCTGAGCTGGTGACTTCTTCGATCCAGAATATCAAGAAAAGTGCGGCTGCTCCGTTGCTCAAGAAAGGCTCCCTCTCTGTGCATGTTGGAG ATGGAAGGTTGGGGCGGCCAGCATCTGCGCCTTATGATGCCATTCATGTTGGAGCGGCATCTCCAGAAATCCCACCAGCTCTGCTTGAACAGTTAAATCCTGGGGGCAGGATGGTGATCCCAGTTGGGGAAATGTTCCAGAACTTGAAGGTTATCGACAAGAATGCAGATGGTTCGATCAGTGCATGGACCGAAACTTCTGTTAGTTATGTTCCATTGACAAGTCGCGAATCTCAGTTACAGGGCTACTAA
- the LOC127790460 gene encoding protein-L-isoaspartate O-methyltransferase-like isoform X2: MPPFVTAYGSRRYLAPLEHRLLSFTARRRRCLHHHHHLPRLPPPPLAPLSSCNLPSPSGNSLFRGMEQYLTGRGINKNKAMVEHLQHYGVLRSKKLAEVMETIDRALFVPEGNPPYVDSPMPIGYNATISAPHMHATCLQLLEGKLKPGMRALDVGSGIQNIKKSAAAPLLKKGSLSVHVGDGRLGRPASAPYDAIHVGAASPEIPPALLEQLNPGGRMVIPVGEMFQNLKVIDKNADGSISAWTETSVSYVPLTSRESQLQGY, encoded by the exons ATGCCGCCATTTGTTACAGCTTACGGTTCCCGCCGCTATCTCGCGCCTTTGGAGCACCGCTTGTTGAGCTTCACCGCCCGTCGCCGCCGCTgcctccaccaccaccaccaccttcCTCGTCTACCTCCGCCGCCTCTCGCCCCCTTATCTTCTTGTAATCTTCCTAGTCCTTCGGGAAACTCTCTGTTCCGCGGCATGGAG CAATATTTGACTGGAAGAGGCATCAATAAGAACAAGGCAATGGTTGAGCATCTGCAGCATTATGGGGTGCTTAGATCCAAGAAGTTAGCAGAAGTTATGGAGACAATCGACAGGGCTCTGTTTGTGCCCGAAGGCAACCCACCCTATGTTGACAGCCCCATGCCAATAGGCTACAATGCCACTATTTCTGCACCTCATATGCACGCAACATGTCTTCAGTTGTTGGAGGGCAAGTTGAAGCCCGGCATGCGCGCTTTGGACGTTGGTTCAGGTATTCAG AATATCAAGAAAAGTGCGGCTGCTCCGTTGCTCAAGAAAGGCTCCCTCTCTGTGCATGTTGGAG ATGGAAGGTTGGGGCGGCCAGCATCTGCGCCTTATGATGCCATTCATGTTGGAGCGGCATCTCCAGAAATCCCACCAGCTCTGCTTGAACAGTTAAATCCTGGGGGCAGGATGGTGATCCCAGTTGGGGAAATGTTCCAGAACTTGAAGGTTATCGACAAGAATGCAGATGGTTCGATCAGTGCATGGACCGAAACTTCTGTTAGTTATGTTCCATTGACAAGTCGCGAATCTCAGTTACAGGGCTACTAA